A section of the Citrobacter farmeri genome encodes:
- a CDS encoding YodC family protein, translated as MVFSVSEEVTVKEGGPRMIVTGYSSGMVECRWYDGFGVKREAFHESELVSGDARQRCE; from the coding sequence ATGGTTTTTTCGGTCAGTGAGGAAGTGACTGTGAAAGAGGGCGGTCCACGCATGATTGTCACCGGCTATTCCAGCGGTATGGTGGAATGTCGGTGGTATGATGGGTTTGGCGTCAAGCGAGAAGCATTCCATGAGAGTGAACTCGTTTCCGGTGATGCCAGACAACGGTGTGAATAA
- the dgcQ gene encoding cellulose biosynthesis regulator diguanylate cyclase DgcQ: MPHETTMENWGWLKTLARRLGPGHVVNLCFLTVMLFSTLLTWREVVVLEDAYISSQRNHLENVANALDKQLQFNVDKLLFLRDGMHEALITPLGFSVLKDAVTHFEQLRHSRVWQLELDKRRTLPLNGVSDSFVNQTQLLSRDNESLDNELTAALELGYLLRLAVTRASLSLQAMYVSRAGFYVSTLPTSLSSEITARYYDYVIQPWFTGQSQRKNRTRGVRWFTSPSSEFSYAQQRVTVSVPLDSNHYWLGVLAMSIPVSAVERFMDEAIDKDVEGEYQLYDSKLKLLAASTPELRNAKTFDERELALLAHDIEQDTVGGLRMGSRYVSWQRLDHFDGVLVRVHTLSEGVHGDFGSISIALALLWALFTAMLIISWVVIRHMVSNMFVLQSSLQWQAWHDTLTRLYNRGALFEKAKQLTQRCRMQKQPLSVIQIDLDHFKSINDRFGHQAGDRVLTHAAGLISGTLRTYDVAGRVGGEEFCVVLPETSLAQAEQIAERIRQRLNEKEILVAKSATLRISASLGVSSTQETGDYDFEQLQSLADRRLYKAKQAGRNRVCAVDRG; this comes from the coding sequence GTGCCGCACGAAACAACGATGGAAAACTGGGGCTGGCTGAAAACGCTGGCGCGGCGACTCGGCCCTGGCCATGTCGTGAATCTCTGTTTTCTGACCGTCATGCTCTTTTCAACCCTGCTGACCTGGCGGGAAGTAGTCGTCCTGGAAGACGCTTATATCTCAAGCCAGCGTAATCATCTGGAAAATGTCGCCAACGCCCTCGACAAGCAGCTGCAATTCAATGTGGATAAGCTGCTGTTTCTGCGTGACGGGATGCACGAGGCGCTGATCACCCCTCTGGGATTTTCCGTCTTAAAAGATGCGGTTACCCATTTTGAACAGTTACGCCATTCGCGCGTCTGGCAGCTTGAACTGGATAAGCGACGGACGCTGCCGCTGAATGGCGTTTCTGATTCGTTTGTGAATCAAACTCAGTTGCTCTCGCGTGACAACGAATCGCTGGATAACGAACTGACAGCCGCGCTGGAGCTGGGTTATCTGCTGCGCCTGGCGGTCACCCGCGCGTCTCTGTCACTCCAGGCGATGTACGTCTCGCGCGCGGGATTTTACGTCTCCACGCTGCCGACATCGCTCTCGAGCGAAATTACCGCCCGCTACTACGACTACGTAATTCAACCCTGGTTTACCGGGCAGTCGCAGCGAAAAAACCGGACGCGCGGCGTGCGCTGGTTTACCTCGCCGTCATCCGAATTCAGCTATGCGCAGCAGCGCGTAACCGTCAGTGTACCGCTGGATAGCAATCATTACTGGCTCGGGGTGCTGGCGATGAGCATCCCCGTTTCAGCAGTAGAACGGTTTATGGATGAGGCTATCGACAAAGATGTGGAAGGGGAGTACCAACTCTACGACAGTAAACTGAAACTGCTGGCAGCCTCAACGCCGGAACTGAGGAATGCTAAGACCTTTGATGAGCGCGAACTGGCGTTGCTGGCGCATGATATTGAGCAGGATACCGTAGGCGGCTTGCGCATGGGCAGTCGTTACGTTAGCTGGCAACGGCTGGACCATTTCGATGGCGTGCTGGTACGGGTACATACCTTGAGCGAAGGGGTACATGGCGATTTCGGCAGCATCAGTATTGCGCTGGCGCTACTGTGGGCGCTGTTTACCGCGATGTTGATCATCTCCTGGGTCGTTATCCGCCATATGGTCAGCAATATGTTTGTGTTGCAAAGTTCACTTCAATGGCAGGCCTGGCACGATACGCTGACCCGCTTATATAACCGCGGCGCGCTGTTTGAAAAAGCCAAACAGCTGACCCAGCGTTGTCGAATGCAAAAACAACCTCTGTCGGTTATTCAGATCGATCTTGACCACTTCAAAAGTATCAATGACCGCTTTGGTCATCAGGCCGGGGATCGCGTGTTAACGCATGCCGCAGGCTTAATCAGCGGCACATTGCGTACCTATGATGTTGCCGGGCGTGTGGGCGGGGAGGAGTTCTGCGTGGTCCTGCCGGAAACGTCTCTGGCGCAGGCGGAGCAGATAGCTGAACGCATCCGCCAGCGACTGAATGAGAAAGAGATTCTGGTGGCGAAAAGCGCCACGCTGCGGATCAGCGCCTCACTCGGGGTGAGTAGTACCCAGGAAACCGGAGACTACGACTTCGAGCAACTCCAG